The following are encoded together in the Pedobacter steynii genome:
- the thiS gene encoding sulfur carrier protein ThiS codes for MEITVNQKNYQLNDNCSVEQMLAEVLKIPVQGIAVAINQTIIPKTDWPGREVQHGDRITVIKATQGG; via the coding sequence ATGGAAATAACTGTAAATCAAAAAAACTACCAGCTTAACGATAATTGTTCCGTAGAACAAATGCTTGCAGAGGTCTTAAAAATCCCTGTTCAGGGGATTGCTGTGGCCATTAACCAGACCATCATTCCTAAAACCGACTGGCCCGGACGAGAAGTCCAGCATGGCGACCGCATCACGGTGATCAAAGCCACCCAGGGCGGTTAA
- a CDS encoding cytochrome-c peroxidase — protein sequence MKKVFSVLSGLFCILLFLSFRSYEFLPDDEIPIDSLRKVYSKSPDQWPKPNIDSGVNFVELGVLPPSPLEGQKGKLKGIISLGKTLFFDPRLSGSNQISCSSCHASDLNWADGREVAIGHDHAAGKRNTPTLENIWSVSKLFWDGRAEGLEDQAVNPITNPIEMHQDLKKLPSKLQKIKGYQPLFNAAFGDKKITEERILSALATYQRTIVSRKSDFDYFLEGNKKRMTDQQILGLHLFRTKARCVNCHNGPLFTDGEFHNLGLTYYGRKYEDLGLYNISKKPEDVGKFRTPGLRNVMRTAPWFHNGLFGNMDGVMNMYNVGMPNQKRRPGQENDPLYPKNDKLLRGLMLSKMEKDAVISFMEAISGESWKERSPELPK from the coding sequence ATGAAAAAGGTATTTTCTGTCCTTAGCGGATTGTTCTGCATATTGTTATTTCTCTCTTTCAGGTCCTATGAGTTCCTTCCTGATGATGAAATCCCAATAGATTCCCTGCGCAAGGTCTATTCTAAATCTCCGGATCAATGGCCAAAACCAAATATTGATTCAGGAGTGAATTTTGTGGAGCTGGGTGTACTTCCTCCATCTCCTCTGGAAGGGCAAAAAGGAAAATTAAAAGGCATCATTTCACTTGGAAAAACTTTATTCTTCGATCCCCGTCTTTCCGGTTCAAATCAGATTTCCTGCTCCAGCTGCCACGCATCGGATTTAAACTGGGCGGACGGTCGTGAGGTCGCCATCGGTCATGATCATGCCGCAGGGAAGAGGAATACCCCTACCCTGGAAAACATATGGTCGGTCAGTAAGCTATTCTGGGATGGCCGCGCGGAAGGATTGGAAGATCAGGCCGTAAATCCAATTACCAACCCGATAGAGATGCACCAGGATTTGAAGAAGCTCCCTTCCAAACTGCAAAAGATCAAAGGCTACCAGCCTTTGTTTAATGCTGCCTTTGGCGATAAAAAAATCACAGAGGAAAGAATCCTTTCTGCCCTTGCCACCTATCAGCGGACAATTGTAAGCAGGAAATCGGACTTTGATTACTTCCTGGAAGGCAATAAGAAAAGAATGACCGATCAGCAGATTCTGGGATTACACCTGTTCCGTACCAAAGCCCGCTGTGTCAATTGCCACAATGGCCCCTTATTTACTGATGGTGAATTTCACAATCTGGGCCTGACCTATTATGGCCGTAAATACGAAGATCTCGGCCTGTACAACATCAGCAAAAAACCGGAAGATGTAGGAAAGTTCAGAACTCCCGGATTACGCAACGTGATGCGTACGGCGCCCTGGTTTCATAATGGCCTGTTTGGCAATATGGATGGGGTAATGAACATGTACAATGTGGGCATGCCAAATCAAAAACGCAGACCCGGACAGGAAAATGATCCGCTCTATCCCAAAAATGACAAATTACTCCGTGGCCTGATGTTGAGCAAAATGGAAAAAGATGCGGTGATTTCTTTTATGGAAGCCATTTCCGGAGAATCCTGGAAAGAGCGTTCACCTGAATTACCAAAGTAA
- a CDS encoding DUF6850 family outer membrane beta-barrel protein: protein MLFILQVSTFCLYAQKADTTAILSLKNKIFAADSASFAAYQFARKKAFFSSTIPDGFNTLSIGHQFSKGGYTPLQSAGKIKDNYLTTEGKSTLAGIALWGAFSYHRIAEDSTRWAHQTRNNPSSPYYYGSAANVNYQRTVYQLNATAERNMLGNNLPIAIGIDYRIGDHYSTNDPRGTLKDYQLNLQGSLGYRLSEQLKAGLGIRYGYGEEATNVAYKNPDKVSNLEYLDFITHVISGYNTEGEKALGRDFRNDMSRFGFDAYLSYQGNNFGTLRFNGYYLEEKQEFVNRIEDAKTGEHLNDYTLKTYNFDLMWQKKMQGSNLVVTFNYLNTDGADFKYPAKANNYLYNHNLWAAKAFLNRPGKTSYNYILGLTKDGEERQDGLTGNLLGYNRLKVNAGIGFNKRLKGEQSWGVHAEGIYSISLNDRFNVPQGNETVFARMVIYNDYLYYTSNFFGGSVAADYNFPTYKKIQTGIRLGFSYMDALKFKTLDRTVISTPGNNRFSTNLSLNLYF, encoded by the coding sequence ATGCTGTTTATATTGCAGGTATCTACCTTTTGTCTTTATGCGCAAAAGGCAGATACCACTGCGATTCTAAGTCTGAAGAATAAAATATTTGCAGCTGATTCTGCCTCCTTCGCAGCCTACCAGTTTGCCAGAAAAAAAGCATTTTTCAGTTCTACTATTCCGGATGGTTTCAATACCCTTAGCATTGGCCATCAGTTTTCTAAAGGTGGTTATACCCCACTTCAGTCGGCAGGCAAAATCAAGGACAACTACCTGACAACAGAAGGTAAATCAACATTAGCCGGCATTGCATTATGGGGTGCCTTTTCCTACCACAGAATCGCTGAAGACAGTACCCGATGGGCACACCAGACCAGAAATAATCCGAGCAGCCCGTATTACTACGGATCGGCGGCCAATGTAAATTACCAGCGAACGGTTTACCAGCTGAATGCCACTGCAGAACGGAATATGCTGGGCAATAATCTACCGATAGCCATTGGTATCGACTATAGAATCGGCGACCATTATTCCACAAATGATCCCAGGGGTACCTTGAAAGATTATCAGCTCAACTTACAGGGAAGTCTTGGGTATCGGTTGTCCGAACAACTAAAGGCCGGTCTGGGAATCAGATATGGATATGGTGAAGAGGCCACTAATGTTGCTTATAAAAATCCAGATAAGGTGTCTAACCTGGAATACCTCGACTTCATTACCCATGTGATCAGCGGTTATAATACAGAAGGAGAAAAAGCCCTGGGCAGAGACTTTCGGAATGATATGTCGAGATTTGGCTTCGATGCTTACCTTTCTTATCAGGGTAACAATTTTGGAACCCTTCGTTTCAACGGATATTACCTCGAAGAGAAACAGGAATTCGTCAATCGGATTGAAGATGCCAAAACCGGAGAACACCTGAACGATTATACGCTTAAGACGTATAATTTTGATTTGATGTGGCAAAAGAAAATGCAGGGAAGCAACCTGGTCGTTACTTTTAATTACCTGAATACCGATGGAGCAGATTTTAAGTATCCCGCCAAAGCCAACAATTACCTGTACAACCACAATCTATGGGCTGCAAAAGCATTTTTGAACCGTCCGGGCAAAACCAGTTATAACTATATTTTAGGGCTGACCAAGGATGGGGAAGAACGGCAGGATGGCCTCACCGGAAACCTCCTTGGCTATAACCGTTTAAAAGTGAACGCAGGAATTGGCTTTAACAAACGGCTTAAGGGAGAGCAAAGCTGGGGGGTACATGCAGAAGGTATTTATTCCATCAGCTTAAATGATCGGTTCAATGTGCCACAGGGAAATGAAACGGTATTCGCCAGAATGGTCATTTATAACGATTATCTGTATTATACTTCCAATTTCTTTGGTGGCTCTGTAGCTGCAGATTACAACTTCCCTACCTATAAAAAAATTCAGACCGGCATCAGGCTTGGTTTCAGTTATATGGATGCGCTTAAGTTTAAAACCCTCGACAGAACGGTCATTTCTACTCCGGGAAACAATAGGTTTTCTACCAATCTATCCTTAAACCTCTATTTTTAA
- a CDS encoding DUF4876 domain-containing protein, which produces MKKLLFTLCLSSILLACKKDKTPDIKPVDLGVSLAYDISSGYTLPLTNAKVKITNILTKASQELPVGTDGKVLFTAIAVGSYDIDAVVSIPAAEYSRITGIPTEDAVTFNASEKGKQINSDFSGNLELKLIAGKSGDWVIKQIYYAGSNTSEGAGFRDQFIEFYNNTNVVLYADSLYFGQVFGRVSTANTTIHTLAGGQLDWSKSVNMPSNINANRDYIYVKTLLMIPGTGKQYPVQPGESIVLAQTALNHKSPFTGNNGKVFSVKKPELTVDLSKADFEAYYGNLPGETPFASDIDNPQVPNMEVLSYTGNDLILDNKGRDSYVIFKVDGTQKVRNWPQYNEPTKATPAPTAKKYYQIPLQYVIDGVEIQSNIASDRFPKKLPANIDAGLVFSPNGAYSSQSVIRKTQKTTNGKRVLKDTNNSSEDFDFFDRAEPKGFK; this is translated from the coding sequence ATGAAAAAACTACTATTTACCCTTTGCCTATCCAGTATACTGCTGGCCTGTAAAAAAGATAAAACCCCGGATATTAAACCTGTTGATCTTGGCGTAAGCCTTGCTTATGACATCAGCTCCGGGTATACTTTACCTTTAACCAACGCCAAAGTTAAAATCACCAATATCCTGACAAAAGCTTCGCAGGAACTTCCTGTTGGTACCGATGGAAAAGTACTTTTTACCGCCATTGCAGTGGGCTCTTATGATATTGATGCCGTAGTAAGCATCCCTGCAGCTGAGTACTCCAGGATTACTGGTATTCCTACGGAAGATGCGGTAACCTTTAATGCGTCTGAAAAAGGAAAACAAATCAATTCAGATTTCAGCGGAAATCTGGAGCTAAAACTGATCGCAGGAAAATCCGGCGACTGGGTGATTAAACAAATCTATTATGCCGGATCGAATACCTCAGAGGGTGCAGGATTCAGAGACCAGTTTATCGAATTTTATAACAACACCAATGTAGTGCTTTATGCAGACAGCCTGTATTTTGGCCAGGTCTTTGGCAGGGTATCTACAGCCAACACGACGATACATACTTTAGCAGGTGGACAATTGGACTGGAGTAAATCAGTAAACATGCCTTCCAACATTAATGCAAACAGGGATTACATCTATGTAAAAACCTTATTGATGATTCCCGGAACGGGAAAACAATATCCTGTACAACCTGGAGAAAGCATTGTTCTGGCCCAAACTGCTTTAAATCACAAATCTCCTTTCACCGGCAATAACGGTAAAGTATTTTCAGTAAAAAAACCGGAATTAACAGTAGACCTGAGCAAAGCAGATTTTGAAGCTTATTATGGAAACCTGCCAGGCGAAACCCCTTTTGCCTCGGATATCGATAACCCTCAGGTTCCTAATATGGAAGTGCTTTCCTATACCGGTAATGACCTGATATTAGACAATAAAGGACGTGATAGCTATGTTATTTTTAAAGTAGACGGCACTCAGAAAGTAAGAAACTGGCCTCAGTATAATGAACCTACAAAGGCAACACCTGCCCCGACAGCTAAAAAATATTACCAGATTCCTCTACAATATGTAATCGATGGTGTAGAAATTCAATCCAACATCGCCAGCGACCGTTTTCCTAAAAAATTACCGGCCAATATCGACGCCGGACTGGTATTCTCTCCTAATGGTGCTTACTCTTCTCAATCAGTAATTAGAAAAACACAAAAAACCACAAATGGGAAAAGGGTGCTGAAAGACACCAACAATTCTTCCGAAGATTTTGATTTTTTTGATAGAGCAGAGCCAAAAGGCTTTAAATAA